The bacterium DNA window GGTAGTACGGCGCACCCGAACCCGACCACGTCAGCACGGCGTCATTGCCATCCGCAAAGATCACCAGATTGGTCGGGGCGGGAATCGCCTGACCAAGCAGTCGGATCATGCGCTGGCCGCCTTGCGCGTTAGGCACCAGGTCGTTCTCGCTATACCACTGCAAGTCACAGCCGTCGTAGAAATAGCTATTCGTGCTGGCAGTGTTATCGTCGCGTCCGAATGCCTCATACTTACCCAAGTCCGGGTTGTCCACGGCGACGTAAAATGGTCCGCCGAGAATCAGGGGCGCTCCAAGCGCATCCAACGTTGTGACCGTCGCCCACGCCACTTGACCAGCAGCCAATCCGCCAACGACGTTCCCGACTGAACCGCTTTGCTCCGCGAAGACGACCGTGCTCGGCAAACCACCGGCACCGTCGGCAAGCAAGACGCGACCGGTAAACGGCGAGTGCGCTGAATCCGGATTGAATTTGGCTACGGCCACTTGGAAGCCGCACAACACGAACGGATAGGCCGGGGGTGTGTACTTCACCGCCCACGCGAAGGGGGTCTCGTTGGCCCAGTTATAGCCCTCGGCAGAACCATCGTCAAAGATAATAGCGGCCGGACAGTCTTCAACGTCAAATGTAAACGTATCGGTATTGACTGTGCTATTGCCGTCCGTCGCGCGAATGAAGTAGTCGTAGGCGCCTTCGGCCACCACGAGTGCAGCAGCATATTCGCTGGGATTGCCCGTAAACGGCATCGCGGTCGAACTGAACGCTCCGGCGCCGCTTACGCGATGGAACAATGTTGTGGTAATCGGGCCTCCGTCGTCCGTGACCTTGGCTGTAAATGTCGCCGATCCCGGTTCGACGTCCCCGTGTTCATCGTGTACGATTACCGGCGCGTTATTCACAATCGTAATGGTGAAATTCGCGTTGGATATATCAGTGGCCACGGGCTCATTCACGGAAGTCAAGCGCACGCGCGCCGTCGTCGTTGCCGGCGAACCGAATACGATGCTGGCGCCCACGTTCGGGTGTGCGCCGAATGACTCCCACACACCGCCGGGATAGTTGCGATTCAATTCGATCAGGACATTGCCGGTAACGCCGTTGCTGCTCCACGTCAGTGAATTCGCCGCAGCGCCATTCCACGACTCGCCGCCGTTGGGTTGAACCACAGTAATTGAGGGAACGAAAATCGTGAAGTCCACATCAGACACGTCCGTTGCAGAGGGCGAGTTGATGCTCGTGACGCGGACGCGATTGGTCGCGGACCCGGGACCCGTCACGGTCCAGCTATGCGTGCCGTCGTTTGCCGTATTGGCCACGATGGACTCCCAAGCACCGCCCGGGTAGCTGCGATTGAGTTCGATATTCACATTGCCAGTCACAAGGCTCGATGTCCACGTAATGCTCTGCGCCGTACCGGCCGTCCACGTCAGAGCCGTGTTCGGCTGGGTGACGTTGATGGTTGGCACCGCACCCGGCGACAATGTGAAGCTCAGACTATAGACCTGAATGGCATTGACCGTGCCTTCGTATACCCGAATGTAGAACGTACCCGCGGACGGCAGCGGAGTGTTGGCGATGGTCTCAGCTATCCCGGCGGCATTGCCGCTTGCCTCCGCCAGAACCGTCGTGCCGTCGGTGCCATACAGCCGGACCGCGAGATTGACATCGTCCGCTGTGTTCAGATTGCCGCCGCTGCACGTGCAGGCCGACGTCTGGGCACACTGCGGGAACGACTGACCGGTCGGCGTCATCGTTACGGTAACCTGCTTGCCGGCAGGGACCGTAAACGCATAGTAGTCAGTATCGGTATTGTCGTCAATCGACATGTTGCTCAGCGACGTTGTGCCGTCGGCGGGGCTGCCGAAGGACGTCGCCGTCGCGGGTGTATCGTTTGTTTCAGCCGAATCACCATACTGCCGCTGAACACCGCGAATATCGTCATGCTGCGGGCCGTCGTAGTCCGTGCAGATGTATGGTTCCATTAGGAACAGGCAGTCATCCGGGCACACGTGGCTCAAGCCGAAGCCGTGACCGGCCTCGTGCGCTGTCACGTTACGGAAGAAGCGATAGTCCTGCGTACCACTGCCCCAATTCTCGGCGTTGTCAATGACCATGTCGCCGGTATTCGGAAAGTAATTGTAGGCCAGCACTCCGCTCGATCCGTCGAAGCCGATCGATGAAATTCGAATGTCGCCGCGCACACCGACAACACCCGGAGAGCTAAACAGCGCGGCGCCGTCGTCATTGGCTTCTTCGACATATGTGATCCCGGACAGTGCTTGCCAACGGTCGAATACTTGGCGGAACTTCGCCTTGCCATTCGCGACGCTGCCGAAGTTCTGCGTCAACTCGGCGTGAATGCTGTTTGGCTGATTGCCGAAGTCGGCATCGGGCACGGTGATACCGTCCGGCACGAAGCTGTACGTCAAGATGGTCGGCTCGCCTTGCGCGCCGCCCGTGCCGTAAGCAGTGGACGTCCAGCGTGAATTTGAAATGTACAATGCCGGGTTGTTCCAACCAGCGTAGATCCGATCCATAAGCTGCACGATGTCAGCTTCACTGGTGCCCGGATCAAAACAGTACATCTTGGGAGCCAGGCCGTTCTGCCAGCTCGGTTTCTGGAACAAGTCGGTGACCGCATCCCACGGCGACACTTCGGGAAGTGTGGGTGCGTTAGTGTGGTTACAATACGGGCAGGTCTCGTCGGCCAGTCCCTGCTCCACGGCCAGCAAACAAAACAGCGCGGCACACGCGATGCGTAGCGCTAAATTCATCCAATGCTTGTACATCCCTGGACCCATTTGTTTCATCGTGACGTTTAAATATGTCTGCCCTAAGAGCAGGTTTGCCCCAGACCTATAAAATAGGATGAAAAGACCCGAAATGCAATAATTATCCGGCATTTGGGATTTTCACCGCAGGAAAACTGGCCGATAGTAGATTTCCGGCAAAGTACCTGCCAATTGGCTTGCTTTCGGGTCAGACAGTGTTTATCTTAAAATCTTGTAACGGTCGCGGTTGTCAACCGTATAATACAAGCAATCAACAACTTAACGAGGTACCCGCCATGCGCCCGCTCCACGCCCTTCCTCTCGCGTTGCTTCTCGCAGGCTTGATCGTCGCGCTCGCTCCGGCTCCGGTAGGCTCGCCTCCAACCGCAGTGCTGGACCTCTCTGCGACGTGCGGTGCACCGGCCATGCCTCGCGCCCCGATGGCCGTCTGCTTTGCCGAAGGCACCGACCCTGACTATATGGCGGAATGGACCCAGCGCCTCCTCGACCGCGTGAGCAGCCTCGACTACAACCTGGGCGGCCGTTGGACGAATACGGCCCATGGCGCGACCGGTTCTCAGGGCGACGGGGTTACCATAACGTACAGTTTCGTTCCGGATGGTGTGAATGTCGAGGGCCAACAGAGCGAACTGTACGCCCGCATGAATGAACTGTTTGCAGATGAAGATGCGTGGCAAGGGCTGTTCGCTCAGGTCTTCGCCCGCTGGGGCGAGGTGACGGGCAATACGTATGTTCTGTCCACGGATGACGGTGCGGCGTGGGGGCCCAATAGCCCCGGCGCTATCGGAGCGCGCGGTGACGTACGCATTGCCATGACGCCGATTGACGGCGGCAGCGGCGTCCTTGCCTATAACTACTTTCCGAATCGCGGAGATATGGTCATAGACGCAGACGAGAATTGGAACAGCGGGGCGAACAACTACCGCTTCCTGCGCAACGTGCTCGCGCACGAACATGGTCACGGTTTGGGCTTGGAACATGTTTGTCCGATTAATACCACCAAACTTCTCGAACCGACTTACACACCAGCCTTTGACGGCCCGCAGCACGACGACATTTTGGCCGGGCAGCGCGGCTATGGCGACCCCTACGAGCCCAACGATGAAATCGCGTCGCCGTATAACATTGGCTTCGTGGACGGCGTACGGGTGGTGGAGCTCGCCAGCCTCGACGACAACACGGACATTGACTGGTGGCAATTTTCGGTGACGGCAGGCCGTTCACTGACTTTACGCATCGAGCCGGACGGGCGCACGTATCTTGAGGGCGAGCAGAATGGCGACGGCAGTTGCGAAGCTGGCACCAACTACAACACGGCGGACAACCAGAATCTCAATATCACGCTTTACAACGGCGTCACGAATATCGAACTGACGCCCGTCCCGGACAACGGGGTCGGGAACCCTGACGAATTATTCCGCTACGACGTGCCGGCCAATGTGACGAATTTGAAGATTCAGGTGAATGGCGCGGTCAACAACGAAATACAGCTCTATCGCCTGAGCATTGAATCTGTGGATCCTGCGACACCCTATACGTTAGGTTGTCCGTTGGCGATTGACACGACTCTGCTCGGCGTCCCGGCCATGGGTGCATTGGTGTTGGTGAATCCTCCACAGGCCGATGAGTTGACGGTCTCTTCTATCACAGTGGACGGCCCGTTTAGCGTGAACCCGACTGGACCGCTCACGCTTGCGCCGTCGGGTGAATTGACCGTGCAGGTTACGTTCGACGGCCAGGAGTTGGGTCTGCACACCGGCACACTCACGATTCAGCATAATGGTCCGGGTGCCGCTCTGGTTTGCGAAGTGAAGGCAGTGGCCATCACGTCCGAACTGGTCTTCTTCACAGGCACCAGCGTCGCGTTCGGCGACGTGCCCATTAACACGACGGACAGCACACTGGTCGGCCTGCGTTCGGACGGCAACGTCGCTTTGATCATCCAGTCTATCACAACGGCCGCGCCGTTCGGCATTGACTTCCACGGCCCGTACACGCTGCGCCCGGGTCCCCTGCTGCGCCTCTATCCGCGTGTGCATCCGACGCAACTGGGCGAAGTCAATGGCATGCTCGTGATTTCGCACTCGGCGCCGAGCTCGCCGGACACCGTGTTTCTCACCGCTACCGGAACTCCGAATCTGGCGACGCCGGACAACGGAGCGCTGCCGCAGAGTTTCGCGCTTCACCAGAACTACCCGAATCCCTTCAACCCTGCGACGACCATCGCCTTTGATCTGCCGCAGGCCGCGCATGTCAAACTGCGGGTGTACAATACACAGGGCCAGCTCGTGCGCGAACTGCTGCACGGAGAGTCCGTTGCGCCCGGCCGCCACGCGGTCACGCTTGACGCTACGGGTATAGCCACAGGAGTCTACATCTACCGCATCGAAGCCGACGGTTTCCAGGCCGATCGCAAGATGCTGTTGCTGAAGTAGCAGGAAGGCCGATTAGCCCGTGAGCGCATCGTTACGACACAAAGTTTCGTCCAAGCTCTGCATGGTGCAGAACTTGGGCGTCAATGGCACGCTATTCGGCGGCAACATGATGGGATGGGTGGATGAAGCCGCGGCGATTTTCGCGCACGAGTACACCGGTGAACGATACATGGTGACGTTGAAATTCGGCGAGTTTGAGTTTCATCACCCTGTGCGTGAAGGTGACATCATCCACTTCTATTGTATTAATCCGAAGATCGGCCGCACGAGTTGTTCCTTCGAAATTGAAGCGATTACGACACACGGCACGACGGTTGTCAAGACCAGCGCCGTGTTCGTCTGCGTGGACCAGCATGGCCGACCCAAGCCGATTGACAAGCGTCCGAATTGACATCCTACCGACCGCGCCACCATTCTCAACACTCCTCACTCCATGAACAAGTCTCTCTCTCGTTCCGACAGTCAGCCTGCCTACAATGGAACGCCGCGCAACGGCGCTGGTGCGCCGCTGCAGCCGACCGAACTCTTCGGCATCAACGTGTTCTCATTGGCGGTGATGCGGCAAGTTCTGCCCAAACCCGTGTACAAGCACTTGCTGGCGATTCAGGATGGCGGGGCGGAACTTGATCCTGCCACCGCCGATGTCGTCGCTGCGGCGATGAAAGATTGGGCCATGGCCCGTGGGGCCACGCACTACTCGCATTGGTTTCATCCGCTGCACGGACTGACGGCCGAGAAGCATCAGTCATTCTTGATTCCGACGCAAGACGGCGGGGTCATTACGGAGTTCACGGGCGGCAACCTGCTTCAAGGTGAGCCTGACGCGTCGAGTTTTCCATCCGGCGGCACGCGCTCTACCTTTGAAGCGCGCGGTTATACTGGTTGGGATCCGACCAGCCCTGCTTTTCTGATGGAAGGCCGTTTTGGCAAGACGCTGTATATTCCCAGCGTCTTCTTGGGTTTTAACGGTCACGCGCTCGACAAGAAGGCCCCGCTGCTGCGCTCGATTGATGCGCTAAGCAAATCCGCGATTCGCGTGCTGAAACTTTTCGGTCACGACGCCGCACAGGTGATCACGACAGTCGGCTGTGAGCAGGAGTATTTCCTCGTGGATCGCGCGCTATACGTGCAGCGCCCCGACCTGATGATCTGCGGTCGCAGCCTGTACGGCGCCCGGCCGCCCAAGGGCCAGGAGATGGAGGATCACTATTTCGGTTCGATTCCCGAACGCGTGCTGGCTTTCATGGAAGACCTCGAAACCGAGCTCTATAAGCTCGGTATTCCAGTGACGACGCGGCATAACGAGGTCGCCCCCTGCCAATTCGAGATCGCGCCGGTCTTTGAGCGCGCCAACATCGCCACCGACCACAATATGCTGATGATGTCAGTCATGCGTCGGGTGGCGGCACACCACGGTTTCGCCTGCCTCCTGCACGAGAAACCATTTGCGGGTATTAATGGCTCCGGTAAGCACAACAACTGGTCCATGGCCGACGACAAAGGGACAAATCTGCTCGAGCCCGGTTCCACACCGCACGACAATGCGCAGTTTTTGGTGTTCCTGACGGCCGTAGTGCGCGCGCTGCACTTGCACGGTGACCTGATGCGCGCTTCGATTGCTACGCCGGCCAACGATCATCGCCTAGGCGCCAATGAAGCGCCGCCTGCGATCATCAGCGTCTATCTCGGCGATACGTTGATGGAAATCGCCGAGGCGATCATCGGCGGCAAAAAGATCGAGAAGAAGGCGATTTCGCATCTTGACATCGGCGTCTCGGCGCTGCCCAAGCTGCCGATGCACGATTCCGACCGAAACCGCACGTCACCGTTCGCTTTCACGGCCAACAAGTTCGAGTTTCGGGCCGTCGGCAGCGGGCAGAACATCGCGCGGCCCAACATGGTCATCAACACCATCGTCGCTGAGTCGCTGCATTACATGGCCGACGAGATCACGGCCGCCCTGCATGCGGAGAAGGACTTCAACAAGGCTGTGCACAGCGTCGTACAGCGAGTGCTCACCGAGCATCAGGGCGTGCTGTTCGGTGGAGACAACTATTCGGCGGAATGGCACAAGGAAGCCGAGAAGCGGGGCCTGCCCAACCTGCGCACGGCAGTGGATGCCATCCCGATGTTCGTGACGGCGAAGTCCATCGAACTGTTTTCGCGTTTGGGTGTGCTGACCGAAGCGGAATTGCACAGCCGCTATCACATCAAACTCGACACCTACCTGAAGATGATCAGTATCGAGGCGGGCTTGATGTCGTCCATGGGGGCCACGCAGATACTCCCGGCCGCAATTGAGTACCAGCGCCGCCTCGCGGCTTCAATTGACGAAACTGAAGAAGTGTTGTCGTCCGCCTCTTTGACAGGGCAGCGTTCTCTGCTTGAGCTGCTCGCGCAAGCGATCGAGAGATTCATCAAGCGGTTGGAAACGCTCGATGAGATCCGCGCCGAGGCGCCCGAGTCGGACGATCATTTATTGGTTTCGAAGTACTACCGCGACAAAGTGATTCCTGCGATGCAGGACCTTCGAGCCGCTGGCGATGAGCTGGAAGTGATTGTGGACGCGAAGCTGTGGCCCATGCCGAAGTATCGCGAACTCCTGCATATCAGTTAGCCGGTTTAAGACATTATGTTCAAGGAGAGCCGGGGCCTGCCTCGGCTCTCTGTTATTTTACAAATTCAGTCATATTAAGGGGATTGGCATGCGAGCAATACGCAACTAATGTTTTGAATAATGTGGAATTATGAGTATAAAAATTGGCCTTGTGACAAACTTACGGAACGGGAATCGGGCATTAAATACTTTATAAAAAATGTTTTAAGGTATTGACAACCCGGTGTATCCGTTGTATTATAGTTTGGGTCCTGTCCGCCGTGCGCTGCTTCCATGGCTCGATTTCCAAAGCGAGTTGCTGGGCTTCTCACGGCGTTTTTCGTGAGTTCCTGTCGAAACACTGATAATCCATTCACGCGAGTCGGGTGCATGTCACCCGGAGGTGGTCAATGGTCAAATGGAAAAAAATAGTTTGTACGCTCCTGTGCTTTCTGGCGTGTGCCGGGTCGCTATGGGCGCAAGGTGTTGGTAAGCTCTCGGGCACGATAACGGATGCCGCGACGGGCAGCGGCATTCCTGCCGCCAACATCATGATCGAAGGCACCGCGCGCGGCACGGCATCGGACGTGGACGGCGAGTTCTTCATCTTGAACTTGCCGATCGGTGAGTACACGGTGCGCGTAACGACCATCGGCTTCGAGACGCAAGTCATTGCCGGGGTCGTCATTGCGTCGGAGCAGACAACCGAGTTATCGGTAAAATTGTCTGAGTCCGTTTTGGAAGGGAAGGAAGTGATTGTGATCGCGGAGCGTGACGTGATCAAGCGTGACGTGGCCAACACAGTGCGCTCGGTTGACTCGCGGGAAATCGGTGAATTGCCGGTCACCCAATTCTCTGATGCGCTGGCCCGCCAGGCGGGCGTTGTTGGCAGCGGTACGAACCTGCACATCCGCGGCGGTCGCCGGGACGAAATTTTGTTTCTCGTGGACGGCCTTGCCGTTCGCGATCCGCAATTTCAGCGCCGCTACATGCAGGTGCCCAAGTCGGCCATCGGCGAAATGCAGGTGTTGACCGCCGGTTTTAGCGCGGAATACGGCGAAGCGCAATCCGCAGTGGTCAACTTGGTAACCCGCGACGGCGAGCCAAAGTACTCCGGACACATCGAGCATGTGTTGGATGTTGACGGCTTCGGCGGCGGTACATTTT harbors:
- a CDS encoding acyl-CoA thioesterase, with amino-acid sequence MSASLRHKVSSKLCMVQNLGVNGTLFGGNMMGWVDEAAAIFAHEYTGERYMVTLKFGEFEFHHPVREGDIIHFYCINPKIGRTSCSFEIEAITTHGTTVVKTSAVFVCVDQHGRPKPIDKRPN
- a CDS encoding glutamine synthetase III, giving the protein MNKSLSRSDSQPAYNGTPRNGAGAPLQPTELFGINVFSLAVMRQVLPKPVYKHLLAIQDGGAELDPATADVVAAAMKDWAMARGATHYSHWFHPLHGLTAEKHQSFLIPTQDGGVITEFTGGNLLQGEPDASSFPSGGTRSTFEARGYTGWDPTSPAFLMEGRFGKTLYIPSVFLGFNGHALDKKAPLLRSIDALSKSAIRVLKLFGHDAAQVITTVGCEQEYFLVDRALYVQRPDLMICGRSLYGARPPKGQEMEDHYFGSIPERVLAFMEDLETELYKLGIPVTTRHNEVAPCQFEIAPVFERANIATDHNMLMMSVMRRVAAHHGFACLLHEKPFAGINGSGKHNNWSMADDKGTNLLEPGSTPHDNAQFLVFLTAVVRALHLHGDLMRASIATPANDHRLGANEAPPAIISVYLGDTLMEIAEAIIGGKKIEKKAISHLDIGVSALPKLPMHDSDRNRTSPFAFTANKFEFRAVGSGQNIARPNMVINTIVAESLHYMADEITAALHAEKDFNKAVHSVVQRVLTEHQGVLFGGDNYSAEWHKEAEKRGLPNLRTAVDAIPMFVTAKSIELFSRLGVLTEAELHSRYHIKLDTYLKMISIEAGLMSSMGATQILPAAIEYQRRLAASIDETEEVLSSASLTGQRSLLELLAQAIERFIKRLETLDEIRAEAPESDDHLLVSKYYRDKVIPAMQDLRAAGDELEVIVDAKLWPMPKYRELLHIS
- a CDS encoding matrixin family metalloprotease, with product MNLALRIACAALFCLLAVEQGLADETCPYCNHTNAPTLPEVSPWDAVTDLFQKPSWQNGLAPKMYCFDPGTSEADIVQLMDRIYAGWNNPALYISNSRWTSTAYGTGGAQGEPTILTYSFVPDGITVPDADFGNQPNSIHAELTQNFGSVANGKAKFRQVFDRWQALSGITYVEEANDDGAALFSSPGVVGVRGDIRISSIGFDGSSGVLAYNYFPNTGDMVIDNAENWGSGTQDYRFFRNVTAHEAGHGFGLSHVCPDDCLFLMEPYICTDYDGPQHDDIRGVQRQYGDSAETNDTPATATSFGSPADGTTSLSNMSIDDNTDTDYYAFTVPAGKQVTVTMTPTGQSFPQCAQTSACTCSGGNLNTADDVNLAVRLYGTDGTTVLAEASGNAAGIAETIANTPLPSAGTFYIRVYEGTVNAIQVYSLSFTLSPGAVPTINVTQPNTALTWTAGTAQSITWTSSLVTGNVNIELNRSYPGGAWESIVANTANDGTHSWTVTGPGSATNRVRVTSINSPSATDVSDVDFTIFVPSITVVQPNGGESWNGAAANSLTWSSNGVTGNVLIELNRNYPGGVWESFGAHPNVGASIVFGSPATTTARVRLTSVNEPVATDISNANFTITIVNNAPVIVHDEHGDVEPGSATFTAKVTDDGGPITTTLFHRVSGAGAFSSTAMPFTGNPSEYAAALVVAEGAYDYFIRATDGNSTVNTDTFTFDVEDCPAAIIFDDGSAEGYNWANETPFAWAVKYTPPAYPFVLCGFQVAVAKFNPDSAHSPFTGRVLLADGAGGLPSTVVFAEQSGSVGNVVGGLAAGQVAWATVTTLDALGAPLILGGPFYVAVDNPDLGKYEAFGRDDNTASTNSYFYDGCDLQWYSENDLVPNAQGGQRMIRLLGQAIPAPTNLVIFADGNDAVLTWSGSGAPYYRVYSSLVTEGPFTTLEGSTASTTFTDVGAIPADATKFYVVVSSATP
- a CDS encoding choice-of-anchor D domain-containing protein, whose product is MRPLHALPLALLLAGLIVALAPAPVGSPPTAVLDLSATCGAPAMPRAPMAVCFAEGTDPDYMAEWTQRLLDRVSSLDYNLGGRWTNTAHGATGSQGDGVTITYSFVPDGVNVEGQQSELYARMNELFADEDAWQGLFAQVFARWGEVTGNTYVLSTDDGAAWGPNSPGAIGARGDVRIAMTPIDGGSGVLAYNYFPNRGDMVIDADENWNSGANNYRFLRNVLAHEHGHGLGLEHVCPINTTKLLEPTYTPAFDGPQHDDILAGQRGYGDPYEPNDEIASPYNIGFVDGVRVVELASLDDNTDIDWWQFSVTAGRSLTLRIEPDGRTYLEGEQNGDGSCEAGTNYNTADNQNLNITLYNGVTNIELTPVPDNGVGNPDELFRYDVPANVTNLKIQVNGAVNNEIQLYRLSIESVDPATPYTLGCPLAIDTTLLGVPAMGALVLVNPPQADELTVSSITVDGPFSVNPTGPLTLAPSGELTVQVTFDGQELGLHTGTLTIQHNGPGAALVCEVKAVAITSELVFFTGTSVAFGDVPINTTDSTLVGLRSDGNVALIIQSITTAAPFGIDFHGPYTLRPGPLLRLYPRVHPTQLGEVNGMLVISHSAPSSPDTVFLTATGTPNLATPDNGALPQSFALHQNYPNPFNPATTIAFDLPQAAHVKLRVYNTQGQLVRELLHGESVAPGRHAVTLDATGIATGVYIYRIEADGFQADRKMLLLK